TGGCATATTATGAAGAAGGTAGAGGATAAGGTTAGTTTGATCaacttattattatatatatcaaattaTAAAGCATGTTTACGTCAGTAGTCTTTTAAAGTTTTAGAGTTTGGCCACTAGGTTTTTAAAGCTTAGATTTTTGGTCATGTAGTTTTCCTTGCCTTGCTTTAGAGTCTGAGATCCAAACTTTGAGAACtgtgttatttttttcttttctttttatataGGATTTGTTGTTCTTCATTTCGGTTTTTTTATGGTTTTGTTTTAATGATCTAATATGGTGATTAATAGTAatatttttttccttttgtggttttctttttatcttttcaTAGTAAActtttgaaattttttattttagtaagAATACTTTGATTTCTAATAATTTGTCACAGAAGTTAAAtttgtttagtttttttattagtttttattttacttttttttggaTTTGGTCGCCGTTTGGTGATAACATTTGGTATTTCAGGTTTTTACTCCCTCGACTTTCTAATACGTGTTGGTATAAATTCAACTTTGTCTACGTTTTACTTCACGTGAGTCATTTAGTGTTAGAAATTCGTGTTTTTTGAGTTGTTTTTCTCGACTTTGGTCGTCGTTTGATTGCTACTTGGCATGATTTTACGCCCCCTGCCCCGCAACGCGGGAGGCTTAAGACTAGTTTAGATTAATTATAAAGTACTGTAGagtaattatttattattgtagAGTAATTAAGTAATTTTTTGTAGTAGAATTAAGTGTTGAGTAATTATGTTCATAGGGTAATTATGTAGTTCTTGTTTTTATATAAGTAGAGTAATTATGTCTAAAGTTTTGGTTTAATATCATGAATATCGGTAAAGTAATTAAGTAGTTCTTGTTTTTATATAAGTAGAGTAATTATGTGTAAAGTTTTGGTTTAACATCATGAATATAagtagagtaattatgtaaaGTAATTATGTCTAGAGTAATTCTATGTGGATCTTTGTTCAACTATGTAGAGTGATTTTTATGGGGACACTTGTGTTCATATATTTATAGGAATATAACATCAATAGAGTAATTTGTATAGAGTAATTTATGTACTTCTTGTTTTATATCAATAGagtaattatttattattgtagAGTAATTAAGTAATTTTTGTAGTAGAATTAAGTGTTGAGTATTATTGTAGAGTTATTAAGGAATTTCTGTAGTAGAATTAAGTGTTGAGTAATTATGTTCATAGGGTAATTATTAAGTAACGTAGAGTAATTAAGTAACTGTTGTAGTAAAATTAAGTAAGTGTACAGTAATTAATTGTTCATTTTTTTGCTTTACAGGTTGGGTCTACATTGTGCAATGATGATACTTTTAAACAATGTGTTTGCAATATTGTTCGGACAGATGCAATTGAACCTGAAACATTTCAGAAGGAATGGCAAGAGATAATCCATGACTTTGGTCTTTTACAGAATATTTGGTTAGAAACTATGTTTGACTTAAGATCAATGTGGATTCTTGCGTTTTATCGTGATGAGCATATGTCAGGGCTTATGCGTACTACTTCAAGGTCTGAAAGTGAAAATCAATTTTTTGGTCTTGTTTCAAACTCACAATTGACTCTTGCAGAGTTTTTACTCATTTTCATATGACAATTGAAGCTCAAAGATATAGTCATCAAAAAAACGATCATGATACAAGTAATACTGAACCTGATTTTTGGATCGATTCTCTTCTTGAACGACATGTTGCTAAGTTGTATACTAGGGCCATATTTTTTAACGTTCAAGGAGAAATCCTTGCTAGTTTTGATAAATGTTTTTCAATTATTAGAGATATTTCGGCTTTTGGAAATGGTTTCTTTAAGGTAATTTTTTTTGTTGATGGCATATGTAtagaatatttttatttatttgtagagtaattatttGAAGTATAACAACCAACAGTTGATCTATTAGTAGAgtaattttatttaaatgtaatCTAACAATTGATGTATCAGTAGAGTAATTATATCAATATGTAGGGTAATTATACGAAATCTCATAACAATACCAACTGTGATTCTATCAGTAGAGTAATTATAAATATATGTAAGGTAATTATACGAAATACAATAACACCAACAGAGAATATACCAGTAGCTTAATTGTATTCATATGTAGGGtaattatctttttttttattttgacaGGTATTAGCTAAAGCTCATGATGAATTTTCTACTTCGTGTTCTTGTAAAAGATTTGAGTAATATGGGTTATTCTGTCGACATATTTTCCTTGTCATTAGAATGTTTGAAATTGAGGAAATTCCTGAAAAGTATATTTTGAGGCGTTGGAGAAGGGAAGCAGTTACAAATAGAgccaattgtttttttttttttttttgctgaagaTAGTTCGAATGTCAACATTGATATGGCAAATCAGGTTGTCCATGAGATTATGTTTGCTAGTGAATGCCTTTGTAGTCGGTATTTTACAAATAATGAAGAACTGATCAAGATTAGAGATCAACTTAAAGGAATGATTGAAAAGGCAGATGAGAGTAGTAAGACTAGTCCGGTTTTGAAGAAAAAAGATATGATGGCTTCTCTTCTTGGATATAATCaaccatcaacatcatctgttaAACTTCCTCCTTGTATTAGAAACAAGGGACATGGCTCACATAGGAGAATTAAATCCAAAAAAGAAAAAGCAGCTAGTCGTATGGGAAAAAGGCGTCGAGGATGTAAGGTATGTGGGAAAATTGGTCATAATATTCGAACTTGCAAGGCACTTGTTCGTCCGGTTGTAGAGAGTGCAGTTTCTATGGATAAATAGCTTattatatttttgaaattttgtaaaGTATCATCGATCTTAAGGATTTGGATTCGCATTTTTTTTATAATTGAATAGTTTTATTATAGATTAATCTTCTTCTTTAATATGTAAGGTAATTATTGGATTATACAAATACCAATAGTTGATCTTATGCGTACAGTAATTATATCAATGTGTAGTTGTTACAAATAACAACAGTTGTCCTTATCAGTAGAGTAATTATATCAATATATAGGGTAACTATCAGAATTTAACAATACCAACAGTTGATCTTATCAGTAGAGTAATTATATCAAGAATAATTATCTGTAAATACTATATCTTATACCTTCTAGCCCACCATCTTCATTTTTATGATCATTTAGACTGCCTTCTTTATGATGTGTATTCATTGTTTGTTCGACCTCCTCTTGTTCGGCAAAGTGACCTTTAAATTTGTCAAATAATACATATGTTAATTGTAGGATAATTATTATAGAGTAATATTGAAAAGTAGAGTAATTTTTGTATAAGTATTACTGTTATTATGTTATCATCTTTATTGTAgagttaaatataaaaaaactaagTATTTTGTCTAACAAAAACATCTTAAAATATTTAAGAAGATTAATTATAGGGTAAAACATTAAATTATAGCAATTGTGTAACATGCTAATGACTTTTTTGGACGTAGTGTAATTATTGGATAAGCAGTTTAATTATGCATAAAGTGAAACAAACTATATTATAAAATAAAGTTCAACATTTTGTAATAAACAACCATATTCAAAAGTCATACAATTCAAGAATTTAAATCCAAACATTTAACATGAGTTCAAACCACCAAATTAAAACATACATACATTCAAACGAACTGATTTTGCCTTTCATCGATCATGTTCTTCAAATCCTTTTGAAATTCCGCCTTAACTTTATCATCCATTTTTTGATATTTGAGTGCATCCTTTATAAAATCAGCTTTCATATTGTTCATTTTCGACAACAGTATTTTAGTCAAGAATTTTTTCCTCAATTCAGAAATTTGTTCTTTATGAGATTTCTCATTTAACGAGAAGCTGCAATCCCAGTTTTCAACACCAAAATAAGTTTCCATATGGCGCATTGTATAAATGCCACAGTCAATGTGGTTTTCACCTATCCTGTAACATCCTGCttatttgtactttccatttatagcaagtcttgttcgtatttctatttttggaagtcttgtATTCCTTGTAATCGTCTTTCGTTGTATTGTTGTAAATCTGAGACTTTGATCGTAATAAAATTCGTTATTTCATACAAGTTACATATTCGTGCATGCTTATACGTGTTGCAAATACTTGGGTTATATATTACCAATCTCGAATGCATACGCGCAACCGATACTCGACTTACTAGTACTCATAACTTATACATGCTTGTTGACTATTAAATACGTGGTtaaattttaacaataataataataattgttatgggtAGTTTTCTGGACATATATCCCAACTAATATTCTGgctttgattgtttatttgtgaccaggataccagatcaggatcttggtaacatcctgatacgATATCCTGGTAGTGACTAATTTAACCACGTGCAGATTGAAAAAAAGGTGCAAGTCTTTaacgttcaagtggacttcttctcctcaagactcgggcaaaTTAGTTGGATTATGGACATTGAAGCCGGAAGACGtggactacaacgttcacatATGAAATATTCGCTGAATCCTGGAATAATAGGCTAGTTAGTtagtttcttttactataaaaaggATTGATCGGGTCAGATTAGGGACACACAATCTCTCGTACACTTTTTCTCTCTAGCTGCAAACACTCATAATACACTTTCACTTGTATCGAATTTACATTGTAACACTCAGTCGATCCGTATCATATcatgcactgtatcctgatatttgaagcaataagaagaacaaggcagctgcgattgtcagctcccgaggttttgtgccggcgatctagattgatgaagggctttcctcgtatatcccgtgtcaccctttacatttttgctcattgtttgattgtagatatagctcaatatcctgagccgtatcctgaaaactgtttttgcaaacaacttaattagcatattttcaatacacattcttagcacactacctcacttaactaatttgattaCTTAATTGCTTCgataattttttaccaaaacaatttggcgcccaccgtgaggcaagtggtgctatttctactaaaagcttttgcaaaatcattacttggttttctattttcaaaaatttttgctacactgttttcaatggcctcgagatcaaacatgagctcttccaacGTGTCTGCTACAACCTTTGCAATAATttgttcggtgcttccaccaccccCTCCGAGAACGCAAGCCTCTTCACAAGGAACTGAAAttcatgtggctcgggatgttatcCCCGCTCGCAATATTCAGGGATCTGGTCCTTTTTTGGCCTCTAATGAAgaaattctaaatttgtttggtagtgtacaggaacagatgaggcagcagGATGAAACCAATCAGATGttgatgagagagatacaactcttgaaatccagtTCAAGCAGGCCTGCTGAAGATACTATCACTCCCTTGCAACCCagagctttgaacttcagttctgcagtatatactgaggatagcagggggaatattgtgcctagccattcccagAATCACATTACTGAGATACCTCCTTCAGTCAGGGTGTCAActgtgagaagctcaggatatgcttcgaGATATTGCCAGAATCCTTAGATTGGTAATGTatccaataataataatactcttgctactaatggtgttggatctttgcaggatgcaggtgtgacatcagcatttTCCAGGGAGCTTCAAAAATTGAAGGACATGATCTCCAGTGTACCTGATGTGGTCCAACCAATTCCAGAAGTATCCCAAGACAGCCACAGGATATCCCAGTTCGAATATCCCATTtatgatgctgaaatcccaaaaagatttcagacccctaacatgaagctctatgacggaactacagatcctgaagagcatattgcccaatatagggaaaggatggaaatcaaccctatccctccggatctcaaggaagcatgcatatgcaagggttttggttctaccttaataggatcagccttaaaatggctcttaaacgttcctcctcactcaattacttcatttgctcatttggttaatttatttaatagtcaattttcttgcagccgaagttttgagaaactaaccagtgatctttacaagataactcaaggacctcaggaatccttgagggattaggTGAACaagtttagccgggaatccttagatatcccgcatcttgatgttgcaacagctgtgcaggctttcaagatggggttgcgaaaggattctcagttttaccaggatcttgtaatgaatccctgcaggaatctggatgaagctcgtaacagggctttaagatatattcggttggaggatgacaaaaagatgcaagagaggatgaattcgtTAACAACCTATGAGTcgaccaacaggaaatcagaattctcgtataaaccatatcgctctaagctatatggcagaaatgacagcaaaaaagtgaatgctgttgaagacgaggatcctaaggagtatcctgagttgtctgaatattgtttctctgttaatatacctgaactgatgtatgctatgcagggtttaggagacaaagcaagatggccccagaagaatcaacaaaaagctgattggaaggataagtccaaatggtgtgccttccatgaggatttcggacatgttactgaggattgcattgctctaaggaaagaaataaggtATCTtttgagcaagggatatctgaaggatctcctgggaagaaagaagaataaaggtcaggatcctgagaaggatcctgaacgagcagcatcacctcctgcggatgccaaaataattaactttatttcagaaGGATCCGACATCTGCGGCACGTCATATTCTGCGGCGAAAAGGCACGCGAAGGAAGCCAAAGCAGAGAGGGGAGATAAGCCAACCAGGTTGTCAACCCTCACGACTGACAAAGTAATCACGTTCGATAGCGATGACAGGGATAccgtccaggatcctcaccatgatgctctggtaataacattatatgttgctaaccattttgtgcgcaggatactggtggataatggcagctccgtcaacataattcaCCTGGAAAcgttgaagaggatgaatgtatccccaatggacattacttcgaaatccactattggtttcagtggagaagccagAAATACAGTAGGAGAGATAAAGTTGCCCgtgtatgttgaaggggtcaactcaatgCAGCGCTTTTGTGTCATGGACTCCTTTTCCTGCTATAACATTATATTAGGTACGtcttggatccatgatatgaaagttgtgccgtcaacttatcatcaatgtatcaagatccctaccccttggggagtagtCAAGGTGGAACGTGATCAACAGGAAGCGAAGGAGTGTTATTCTTcttcgatgaaatcctcaacaaagcctagtgcagcatagcaattaaagatgcgaggccaggatatcatggaggctactgatgtgtgcgaggtgttatacatattagatgtatattttaagccgttttacactttttagccaagttttaaatttataaaacacgatatttactaacactaaacacacatatgggcaagtgcacccatcgtggacgtagtatagtgttggtaagataccgaggtcgtccaaggacacaagagcttttagtaccggtttatcctcaacgtctaatcaaatcaaaatgttagaaaaagattttttaaactaagaaaataaaactaactaaaatgctgaaaataaaaataaaaataaaaacagatagacaagatgaatcacttggatccgactcgtgtgttagtgtaacctttgattatttttgcacttttgcacttgtttaagagattatcttagttattgtagtaagcccctcttttgaaggtgacgttaccctcaacccagtagtttgagtcagcaaggatacaatcctaaagggtcggattattgaaagataattaattaagttattaatgcataatgtggtaggcccctcttttgaaggcgacgttaccctcggctaagtagtctgagtcagcagggatacagtcctaactACCCGGGTTAAAGTTTtgatagtagtttaacttatgaggggatcaaagagtttggacccccgccatccaatacctttgggtattgaaggaggtcctactaaatttgacccaggtcctttgcaagatctatacactgaacaatgtcaagactcttaccaaaccgttcccttaacccccgaccaggtagccaacatacctccatatagaccgtggagatatgaatggtgaaaatcttttattttatatagacagtaaaataacgccaagacaccacggacaaacgataaggaagaatcaccttcaacagaagaaactagtaattaaagtcattaatacaaaaccaattaaaaagtgcaaaagattaaaaataaaaagtattacactaaacacttgtcttcaccaagtgatgtaagagacttaggcaaacatggcctttgattgtcaagaactcttacgatcaatcttggatcctgagacgactcacacactctatgatggacaatggatgatggtggtggatgatggtgttatggtggtggtgggtggtgggtgaagtgtgagagaggtggtgtgccaagggatgatttgaaatgtctccaagcactcctatttataggctgaacagaagcctgggcacggccccgtgtccatctgacactctctctcttcattaattgtaattcgcaattacaataaatgcgcctgcagcaacctgaccacgcccccgtgtccgctgggcacggccccgtggtgggcaatagaagcttctataggtttgtcttttctgctgcttcttgggcacggccccgtgctcgctgagcacggggcgtgttcagtcttctggcttctctgttttgcttggggagatgttGTTGAGGGGCCGGGCaccttttgttccttttcttgtatttttgttagattttgctgtctttttgcttcttttgttattttgagctcatttaatcctgaaagcacaaaaggaagacaaaagcatactttttccaacattagtactaaaaaagggttagttttaagccacaattgatgtaatttatatgttgccttttgtgcacatcaaatacccccacacttgaatctttgcttgtcgtcaagcaaaactctttataatgtggctttattcactcccaa
This is a stretch of genomic DNA from Helianthus annuus cultivar XRQ/B chromosome 16, HanXRQr2.0-SUNRISE, whole genome shotgun sequence. It encodes these proteins:
- the LOC110919558 gene encoding protein FAR1-RELATED SEQUENCE 5-like — translated: MRTEYGGFEEVGATAVDRKNFKRDLNCFIGEYDAEMIVQRLTNKKEYLWDFSFEYTVDSNGCLTGLFWADEVSKQNYLAFDDVISFDVTFKTNKYKMVFVPFTGIDNDFHNVNLGAGLIAKETTESYVWLLTCFLNAFGRQPKVVVTDQDAAMKAAIETVFTDSRHRLCMWHIMKKVEDKVGSTLCNDDTFKQCVCNIVRTDAIEPETFQKEWQEIIHDFGLLQNIWLETMFDLRSMWILAFYRDEHMSGLMRTTSRVFTHFHMTIEAQRYSHQKNDHDTSNTEPDFWIDSLLERHVAKLYTRAIFFNVQGEILASFDKCFSIIRDISAFGNGFFKGNYTKSHNNTNCDSISRVIINICKVLAKAHDEFSTSCSYSSNVNIDMANQVVHEIMFASECLCSRYFTNNEELIKIRDQLKGMIEKADESSKTSPVLKKKDMMASLLGYNQPSTSSVKLPPCIRNKGHGSHRRIKSKKEKAASRMGKRRRGCKVCGKIGHNIRTCKALVRPVVESAVSMDK